One genomic window of Micromonospora sp. WMMD1128 includes the following:
- a CDS encoding response regulator transcription factor: MIRVLLADDQDLVRIGLRALVDSEDDLTVVGEAADGLAAVAAARRERPDVVLMDVRMPGVDGIEATRRIVGDPALAGTRVVVLTTFELDEYVFDALRHGASGFLTKDTRPVELLRAIRLVAEGEALLSPSVTRRVVREFATRPARVPRPHPRLGALTDREREVVALVGEGLSNAEIADRLVVSPATARTHVSRAMVKLGARDRAQLVVFAYQSGLVGS, from the coding sequence ATGATCCGGGTGCTGCTCGCCGACGACCAGGACCTGGTCCGGATCGGGCTGCGGGCGCTCGTGGACAGCGAGGACGACCTGACCGTCGTCGGGGAGGCCGCCGACGGGCTGGCCGCCGTGGCGGCGGCCCGCCGGGAACGCCCGGACGTGGTCCTGATGGACGTGCGGATGCCCGGCGTGGACGGCATCGAGGCCACCCGCCGCATCGTCGGCGACCCGGCGCTGGCCGGCACCCGGGTGGTGGTGCTGACCACGTTCGAGCTGGACGAGTACGTCTTCGACGCGCTCCGGCACGGGGCGAGCGGCTTCCTCACCAAGGACACCCGCCCGGTCGAGCTGTTGCGGGCGATCCGCCTGGTCGCCGAGGGGGAGGCGCTGCTGTCCCCGTCGGTGACCCGCCGGGTGGTCCGGGAGTTCGCCACCCGGCCGGCCCGGGTGCCGCGCCCGCATCCCCGGCTCGGCGCGCTCACCGACCGGGAACGGGAGGTGGTGGCGCTGGTCGGGGAGGGGCTGAGCAACGCCGAGATCGCCGACCGGCTGGTGGTCAGTCCGGCGACCGCGCGTACCCACGTCAGCCGGGCCATGGTCAAGCTGGGCGCGCGGGACCGGGCCCAGCTGGTGGTCTTCGCGTACCAGTCGGGGCTGGTCGGCTCCTGA
- a CDS encoding [protein-PII] uridylyltransferase gives MTTATGPGGGGVSAVNEVVGVPGGVGQAARSARADALDAWLRRIFPGRAGVALVAVGGLGRRECAPYGDLDLVLLHAGVPGIDELAAALWYPIWDAGLRLDHSVRTVAEALSVAQDDVKVALGLLDARHVAGDPALTDQLARTATDHWRRTAIRQLPGLREITTARWEAHGELAFLLEGDLKEAAGGLRDVGILRAIATAGVTDALRPAVHAAHRRLLDTRDALHQQVGRRVDRLVAQERDGVAALLGLRQPPLAVPNGAVADGAVADAAVPDAGPGSNGAGPGDAAPPAEGDALLRLVAGDARTVRHALDDAWRAADRIRSGRHRAAPGRPLRRPVARDVVEQDGELVLARTAIGARPDPSLSLRVAAAAATTRLPIARATCEWLAAYCPPLPAPWPPAARAALITLLGAGPGLVPAWETCDRYGLIDGWLPEWTRLRSLPQHNPVHRFTLDRHLVQTAYEASRHTRDVERPDLLLLGAFLHDIGKGLPGDHSTVGAPLAEAVAARIGLPPAEVALIGALVRLHLLLPDVATRRDLSDPKTIAGVAERVGDTTTLELLHALVRADAAATGPAAWSGWKGRLVAELVSRVRTTLDTGVVPAPPAPDPALVAGPLPVVHLGEDRVSVAAADRRGLLATVAGCLALHRLEVISADAATVDGRALVECRVQPRYGLAPDPIALSADLRRAVAGDVSVIQRLRGRALAARSRGAAPRVVWHREAATDAVLLELRAADAAGLLYRVACALDEAGAQVRAARISTLGGDVVDAFYLIGGWPPDEQRARVEAAVLAAV, from the coding sequence TTGACCACGGCAACCGGCCCCGGTGGGGGCGGCGTGTCCGCGGTCAACGAGGTCGTCGGCGTCCCCGGAGGCGTCGGTCAGGCGGCCCGGTCCGCCCGGGCCGACGCGCTCGACGCCTGGCTGCGTCGGATCTTCCCGGGCCGGGCCGGTGTGGCGCTCGTCGCGGTGGGCGGGCTGGGCCGCCGCGAGTGCGCCCCCTACGGCGACCTCGACCTGGTGCTGCTGCACGCCGGAGTGCCCGGCATCGACGAGTTGGCCGCCGCGCTCTGGTATCCGATCTGGGACGCCGGGCTGCGGCTCGACCACTCGGTGCGGACCGTCGCCGAGGCGCTGTCGGTGGCCCAGGACGACGTGAAGGTCGCGCTGGGCCTGCTCGACGCGCGGCACGTGGCCGGCGACCCGGCCCTGACCGACCAACTCGCCCGCACCGCCACCGACCACTGGCGGCGCACCGCGATCCGCCAGCTACCCGGGCTCCGCGAGATCACCACGGCCCGCTGGGAGGCCCACGGCGAACTGGCCTTCCTGCTGGAGGGCGACCTCAAGGAGGCCGCCGGCGGGCTGCGCGACGTCGGCATCCTGCGGGCCATCGCCACCGCCGGCGTCACGGACGCGCTCCGGCCGGCCGTCCACGCCGCGCACCGGCGCCTGCTGGACACCCGCGACGCCCTGCACCAGCAGGTCGGCCGCCGGGTCGACCGCCTGGTCGCCCAGGAACGCGACGGCGTGGCCGCCCTGCTCGGGCTGCGACAACCCCCGCTCGCCGTGCCCAACGGCGCCGTGGCCGACGGCGCCGTGGCCGACGCCGCCGTGCCCGACGCCGGGCCGGGCAGCAACGGGGCCGGCCCCGGCGACGCCGCCCCGCCGGCCGAGGGGGACGCGCTGCTGCGACTGGTGGCCGGGGACGCGCGTACGGTCCGCCACGCCCTCGACGACGCCTGGCGGGCCGCCGACCGGATCCGCTCCGGCCGGCACCGCGCCGCCCCCGGCCGGCCGCTGCGTCGCCCGGTCGCCCGCGACGTCGTCGAGCAGGACGGCGAGCTGGTGCTCGCCCGGACCGCGATCGGGGCCCGACCCGACCCGAGCCTGTCCCTGCGGGTCGCCGCCGCGGCGGCCACCACCCGACTGCCCATCGCGCGCGCCACCTGCGAGTGGCTGGCCGCCTACTGTCCGCCGCTGCCCGCGCCCTGGCCGCCGGCCGCCCGGGCCGCGCTGATCACCCTGCTCGGCGCCGGTCCCGGTCTGGTGCCGGCTTGGGAGACCTGCGACAGGTACGGGCTGATCGACGGCTGGCTGCCCGAGTGGACCCGACTGCGCAGCCTGCCCCAGCACAACCCGGTGCACCGGTTCACCCTGGACCGGCACCTGGTGCAGACCGCGTACGAGGCGAGCCGGCACACCCGGGACGTGGAGCGACCGGACCTGCTGCTGCTCGGCGCGTTCCTGCACGACATCGGCAAGGGACTGCCCGGGGACCACTCGACCGTCGGGGCCCCGCTGGCCGAGGCGGTGGCCGCCCGGATCGGGCTGCCGCCGGCCGAGGTGGCGCTGATCGGCGCGCTGGTCCGGCTGCACCTGCTGCTGCCCGACGTGGCCACCCGGCGGGACCTGTCCGATCCGAAGACGATCGCCGGTGTCGCCGAACGGGTCGGCGACACCACCACCCTGGAACTGCTGCACGCCCTGGTCCGGGCGGACGCCGCCGCCACCGGCCCGGCCGCCTGGTCGGGTTGGAAGGGCCGGCTGGTCGCCGAGCTGGTGTCCCGGGTGCGCACCACGCTCGACACCGGCGTGGTGCCCGCCCCGCCGGCCCCCGACCCGGCGCTCGTCGCCGGGCCGCTGCCGGTCGTACACCTGGGGGAGGACCGGGTGTCGGTGGCCGCCGCCGACCGGCGTGGCCTGCTCGCCACGGTGGCCGGTTGCCTGGCGCTGCACCGGCTGGAGGTGATCTCCGCGGATGCCGCCACGGTGGACGGGCGGGCCCTGGTCGAGTGCCGGGTGCAGCCGCGCTACGGGCTGGCCCCGGACCCGATCGCGCTCAGCGCCGACCTGCGCCGCGCGGTCGCCGGCGACGTCTCGGTCATCCAGCGGCTGCGCGGCCGGGCGCTCGCGGCCCGGAGCCGGGGCGCCGCGCCCCGCGTCGTCTGGCACCGCGAGGCGGCCACCGACGCGGTGCTGCTGGAGTTGCGCGCCGCCGACGCGGCCGGCCTGCTGTACCGGGTCGCGTGCGCGCTCGACGAGGCCGGCGCCCAGGTGCGCGCCGCCCGGATCTCCACCCTGGGCGGGGACGTCGTCGACGCGTTCTACCTCATCGGCGGCTGGCCCCCCGACGAGCAACGCGCCCGCGTCGAGGCCGCCGTCCTCGCCGCCGTGTAA
- a CDS encoding P-II family nitrogen regulator gives MKLVTAVIKPYQLDAVKEALHALGVAGLTVSEVQGYGRQKGHTEVYRGAEYTVEFLPKIRVEVLTDEIDVDKIVDAIVGAARTGKIGDGKVWVTGVEEVVRVRTGERGLDAL, from the coding sequence ATGAAGCTGGTGACCGCGGTCATCAAGCCGTACCAGCTGGACGCGGTGAAGGAGGCCCTGCACGCGCTCGGCGTGGCCGGGCTGACCGTCAGCGAGGTTCAGGGCTACGGCCGGCAGAAGGGGCACACCGAGGTCTATCGGGGTGCCGAGTACACGGTGGAGTTCCTGCCCAAGATCCGGGTCGAGGTGCTCACCGATGAGATCGACGTGGACAAGATTGTCGACGCGATCGTCGGCGCCGCCCGGACCGGCAAGATCGGCGACGGCAAGGTCTGGGTGACGGGCGTCGAGGAGGTCGTCCGGGTACGCACCGGCGAGCGCGGGCTCGACGCCCTCTGA
- a CDS encoding Uma2 family endonuclease, whose protein sequence is MTAAPILPERHEWTVDDLGDLPKDLPYELINGRLIVPSPTALHQDLCVRLLLALEVNCPPEFLVTIDLSMRVDRRNEPRPDVVVIRRKHAGRSPVPIEDTLLAVEVVSPTSHFRDLYDKAKVYARAGVASYWVVDPQQERIALTEYTLGGVAREYEQVTHTEDLFVTERPWKVSVDLPALTARRNDLLAGADE, encoded by the coding sequence ATGACCGCGGCCCCGATCCTGCCGGAGCGGCACGAGTGGACGGTCGACGACCTCGGCGACCTGCCGAAGGACCTTCCGTACGAACTGATCAACGGAAGGTTGATCGTGCCGTCCCCCACTGCCCTGCACCAGGACCTGTGTGTCCGTCTCCTGCTCGCGCTCGAGGTCAACTGCCCGCCGGAGTTTCTGGTGACCATCGACCTGTCCATGCGGGTCGACCGCCGCAACGAGCCGCGGCCGGACGTGGTGGTGATCCGGCGCAAGCACGCCGGCCGCTCACCGGTCCCGATCGAGGACACGCTGCTCGCGGTGGAGGTCGTCTCCCCGACGTCGCACTTCCGCGACCTCTACGACAAGGCGAAGGTCTACGCCCGCGCCGGGGTCGCCTCCTACTGGGTGGTGGACCCGCAGCAGGAGCGGATCGCGCTCACCGAATACACGCTCGGCGGCGTCGCCCGCGAGTACGAGCAGGTGACCCACACCGAGGACCTGTTCGTCACCGAGCGGCCGTGGAAGGTCTCCGTCGACCTGCCGGCCCTGACCGCGCGCCGCAACGACCTGCTGGCCGGCGCGGACGAGTGA
- a CDS encoding aminoglycoside phosphotransferase family protein — translation MTNDDRAYAGWRDPDHPAPRLGRPYVTSQEIPLHGGNVSTVVRVGDTVRRNAGPWTPSVHALLRHLEYVGFTGAPRALGMDERNREVLSYLEGECGEYPLAPHWVTDEALVTVATMLRMFHDAQYGFTPPPGAVWRSFGPPPPDTEVICHHDAAPHNVIWRPDGTLGLIDFDLASPGARIYDVAYAAWTWVPIFSDRDSITLGWKHPDRPRRLRLFADAYGLIPRDRHRLIRTIRKRIVDHVEGIRRMAAAGEPAFVRIVHKGHLRRPIRDLRLLDYERHHLEHALR, via the coding sequence GTGACGAACGACGATCGCGCCTACGCGGGGTGGCGCGACCCCGACCACCCGGCGCCGCGCCTCGGGAGACCGTACGTGACTTCGCAGGAGATCCCGCTGCACGGCGGGAACGTCAGCACCGTGGTGCGGGTGGGCGACACGGTCCGGCGCAACGCCGGCCCGTGGACGCCCTCGGTGCACGCCCTGCTGCGCCACCTGGAATACGTCGGCTTCACCGGCGCCCCGCGCGCGCTCGGCATGGACGAGCGCAACCGGGAGGTCCTGTCCTACCTGGAAGGGGAGTGCGGGGAATACCCGTTGGCCCCGCACTGGGTGACCGACGAAGCCCTGGTCACCGTGGCCACCATGCTGCGGATGTTCCACGACGCCCAGTACGGTTTCACGCCGCCGCCCGGCGCGGTCTGGCGCTCGTTCGGGCCGCCCCCGCCGGACACCGAGGTCATCTGCCACCACGACGCCGCGCCGCACAACGTGATCTGGCGGCCCGACGGCACGCTCGGGCTGATCGACTTCGACCTCGCCTCGCCCGGCGCCCGGATCTACGACGTGGCGTACGCGGCGTGGACCTGGGTGCCGATCTTCTCGGACCGGGACTCGATCACGCTCGGTTGGAAACACCCCGACCGGCCGCGCCGGCTGCGCCTGTTCGCCGACGCGTACGGGTTGATCCCGCGGGACCGGCACCGGCTCATCCGCACCATCCGCAAGCGCATCGTCGACCACGTCGAGGGCATCCGGCGGATGGCCGCCGCGGGTGAGCCGGCGTTCGTCCGGATCGTGCACAAGGGCCACCTCCGCCGGCCGATCCGGGACCTGCGCCTGCTCGACTACGAACGTCACCACCTCGAGCACGCGCTGCGCTGA
- the ffh gene encoding signal recognition particle protein has protein sequence MFDTLSDRLSGIFTKLRGKGRLTDADIDATAREIRMALLEADVALPVVKGFIAAVKERARGSEVSQALNPAQQIVKIVNEELINVLGGEGRRLQFAKNPPTVIMLAGLQGSGKTTLAGKLARFLKGQGHQPLLVAADLQRPNAVGQLQVLGGRAGVEVYAPAPGNGVGDPVQVARDSIEHARRAARDIVIVDTAGRLGIDAEMMQQAANIRDAVQPDEVIFVIDAMVGQDAVRTAEAFRDGVGITGVVLSKLDGDARGGAALSVREVTGQPILFASTGEKLEDFDVFHPDRMASRILGMGDVLTLIEQAEAAFDSDQKEKMTAKLMGGETFTLEDFLDQLIAVRRMGPIANVLAMMPGMGQMKDQIAELDDKHFDRVTAIIRSMTPTERTNPKIINGSRRARIANGSGVTVMDVNQLLNRFADAQKMMKQMGGMMGLPGGGRRKATKSPKNKRKGTKGGNRPRTGAGAAGGFPGGMPQLPPGLDPGDLAGGQGLPPGFKLPKIDFNKLGKGGDKGPR, from the coding sequence GTGTTTGACACCTTGAGTGACCGCCTGTCCGGGATCTTCACCAAGCTCCGTGGCAAGGGCCGGCTCACCGACGCCGACATCGACGCCACCGCGCGCGAGATCCGGATGGCGCTGCTGGAGGCCGACGTCGCCCTGCCGGTGGTCAAGGGCTTCATCGCGGCGGTGAAGGAGCGGGCCCGCGGGTCCGAGGTCTCCCAGGCGCTCAACCCGGCCCAGCAGATCGTCAAGATCGTCAACGAGGAGCTGATCAACGTCCTCGGTGGCGAGGGCCGGCGGCTCCAGTTCGCCAAGAACCCGCCAACGGTGATCATGCTGGCCGGCCTCCAGGGTTCCGGCAAGACGACCCTCGCCGGCAAGCTGGCCCGCTTCCTCAAGGGGCAGGGGCACCAGCCGCTGCTTGTCGCCGCCGACCTCCAGCGTCCCAACGCCGTCGGGCAGCTCCAGGTGCTCGGTGGCCGGGCCGGGGTCGAGGTGTACGCCCCGGCGCCCGGCAACGGCGTCGGCGACCCGGTGCAGGTCGCCCGCGACTCGATCGAGCACGCCCGCCGGGCCGCCCGCGACATCGTCATCGTGGACACCGCCGGCCGGCTCGGCATCGACGCCGAGATGATGCAGCAGGCCGCGAACATCCGCGACGCGGTCCAGCCCGACGAGGTCATCTTCGTCATCGACGCGATGGTCGGCCAGGACGCGGTCCGCACCGCCGAGGCGTTCCGCGACGGCGTCGGCATCACCGGCGTGGTCCTCTCCAAGCTCGACGGTGACGCCCGCGGTGGCGCCGCGCTGTCGGTCCGTGAGGTCACCGGCCAGCCGATCCTGTTCGCGTCCACGGGCGAGAAGCTTGAGGACTTCGACGTCTTCCACCCCGACCGGATGGCCAGCCGGATCCTCGGCATGGGCGACGTCCTCACGCTGATCGAGCAGGCCGAGGCGGCCTTCGACTCCGATCAGAAGGAGAAGATGACCGCCAAGCTGATGGGCGGGGAGACCTTCACGCTTGAGGACTTCCTCGATCAGCTCATCGCGGTCCGGCGGATGGGCCCGATCGCCAACGTGCTGGCCATGATGCCCGGCATGGGGCAGATGAAGGACCAGATCGCCGAGCTTGACGACAAGCACTTCGACCGGGTCACCGCGATCATCAGGTCGATGACCCCGACCGAGCGCACCAACCCCAAAATCATCAACGGGTCGCGGCGGGCCCGCATCGCCAACGGTTCCGGCGTCACCGTGATGGACGTCAATCAACTGCTCAACCGTTTCGCCGACGCGCAGAAGATGATGAAGCAGATGGGCGGCATGATGGGCCTGCCCGGCGGCGGCCGGCGCAAGGCGACCAAGTCGCCGAAGAACAAGCGCAAGGGCACGAAGGGCGGCAACCGGCCGCGTACCGGGGCGGGCGCGGCGGGCGGCTTCCCCGGCGGCATGCCGCAGCTCCCGCCGGGCCTGGACCCGGGCGACCTGGCCGGCGGCCAGGGCCTGCCCCCGGGCTTCAAGCTGCCGAAGATCGACTTCAACAAGCTCGGCAAGGGCGGCGACAAGGGCCCGCGCTGA
- the ftsY gene encoding signal recognition particle-docking protein FtsY, with translation MKEYLLVALALLGVLIIGGLSLVVPRLRRRPQPPLPRTEVDTRTEEDLAGPPVEAPEADLSTGVVVEAPPVEAPPLEVPEPTAGRLVRLRSRLSRSQNAFGKGLLGLLSRDRLDEDTWEEIEDSLITADVGIDSTREIVDRLRERTRVLGTRTGDELRTLLATELVNALDPSLDRSLRTTPTDGVPAVVLVVGVNGAGKTTTCGKIARVLVADGRSVLLGAADTFRAAAADQLETWGGRVGAETVRGPEAADPASVAFDAVRRGIDTGVDTVLIDTAGRLQNKVGLMDELGKVKRVVEKHGPIDETLLILDATTGQNGLEQARVFTEAVNVTGVVLTKLDGTAKGGIVIAVQRKLGIPVKLVGLGEGKDDLAPFDPAQFVDALLGTEPLGRDA, from the coding sequence ATGAAGGAATACCTCCTCGTCGCTCTCGCCCTGCTCGGCGTGCTCATCATCGGCGGCCTGAGCCTCGTGGTGCCCCGGCTGCGCCGGCGCCCGCAGCCGCCGCTGCCGCGCACGGAGGTCGACACCCGCACCGAGGAGGATCTGGCCGGCCCGCCGGTGGAGGCCCCGGAGGCGGACCTGAGCACCGGCGTGGTGGTCGAGGCGCCGCCGGTCGAGGCGCCCCCGCTGGAGGTGCCCGAGCCCACCGCCGGCCGCCTGGTCCGGCTGCGCTCCCGGCTGTCCCGCTCCCAGAACGCCTTCGGCAAGGGCCTGCTCGGCCTGCTCAGCCGGGACCGGCTCGACGAGGACACCTGGGAGGAGATCGAGGACAGCCTGATCACCGCCGACGTCGGCATCGACTCCACCCGGGAGATCGTCGACCGGCTGCGCGAGCGGACCCGGGTGCTCGGCACCCGCACCGGCGACGAGCTGCGGACGCTGCTCGCCACCGAGCTGGTCAACGCGCTCGACCCGAGCCTGGACCGGTCGCTGCGGACCACCCCGACCGACGGCGTCCCGGCCGTGGTGCTCGTGGTCGGCGTCAACGGCGCCGGCAAGACCACCACCTGCGGCAAGATCGCCCGGGTGCTGGTCGCGGACGGCCGGAGCGTGCTGCTCGGCGCGGCCGACACGTTCCGGGCCGCCGCCGCCGACCAACTGGAGACGTGGGGCGGCCGGGTGGGCGCGGAGACGGTCCGCGGGCCGGAGGCCGCCGACCCGGCAAGCGTCGCGTTCGACGCGGTCCGGCGCGGCATCGACACCGGCGTCGACACCGTGCTCATCGACACCGCCGGCCGGCTCCAGAACAAGGTCGGCCTGATGGACGAGCTGGGCAAGGTCAAGCGGGTGGTGGAGAAGCACGGCCCGATCGACGAGACGCTGCTGATCCTCGACGCCACCACCGGCCAGAACGGGCTGGAGCAGGCGCGGGTCTTCACCGAGGCGGTCAACGTCACCGGCGTGGTGTTGACCAAGCTCGACGGGACGGCCAAGGGCGGCATCGTGATCGCCGTGCAGCGCAAGCTCGGCATCCCGGTGAAGCTGGTCGGCCTCGGGGAGGGGAAGGACGACCTGGCCCCGTTCGACCCGGCGCAGTTCGTCGACGCGCTGCTCGGCACCGAGCCGCTCGGCCGGGACGCGTAG
- a CDS encoding sensor histidine kinase, translating into MDVDRGRGDRQRWLLDGLLGLALLAIGLAGTAPAGENQGVHAGPAAYPPVVVAALAVTVRRRWPLPTLAVVAAVTTAYLMLGQPYGPILLAFLVAVYTVAAHRPVRVAAVAGAVVLAALLAYVLVGVRPPGPVGLMPVAAWVVVPFAVGVTVRLSREAAARSRTDEARRLADAERLRVAREVHDVVGHGLAAIHLQAEVALHLLARRPEQAEVALTAISRTSKEALDELRVTLTVVRREEPADERAPVPGLGQLPQLRERLAGAGVPVTVETTGAPRPLPVAVDLAAYRVAQEALTNVLRHAGPATATVRVGYAPGELTVEVTDTGRGPVARPDRPTGSGLAGMRERVTALGGTFTAGPAPPAGFRVYATLPTGEAT; encoded by the coding sequence GTGGACGTGGATCGCGGGCGCGGTGACCGGCAGCGGTGGCTCCTCGACGGACTGCTCGGCCTGGCCCTGCTGGCGATCGGGCTGGCCGGCACCGCGCCGGCCGGGGAGAACCAGGGCGTGCACGCCGGTCCCGCTGCCTACCCGCCGGTCGTGGTGGCGGCGCTCGCGGTGACGGTGCGCCGGCGGTGGCCGCTGCCCACCCTGGCCGTGGTCGCCGCCGTGACCACCGCGTACCTGATGCTCGGCCAGCCGTACGGTCCGATCCTGCTGGCGTTCCTCGTCGCGGTCTACACGGTGGCCGCGCACCGGCCGGTGCGGGTCGCGGCGGTGGCCGGCGCGGTCGTGCTGGCGGCGCTGCTGGCGTACGTCCTCGTCGGTGTGCGTCCGCCCGGCCCGGTCGGTCTCATGCCGGTGGCCGCCTGGGTGGTGGTGCCGTTCGCGGTCGGGGTCACCGTGCGGCTGAGTCGGGAGGCCGCCGCCCGGAGCCGGACCGACGAGGCCCGGCGGCTGGCCGACGCGGAGCGGCTGCGGGTGGCCCGGGAGGTGCACGACGTGGTGGGTCACGGGCTCGCCGCGATCCACCTTCAGGCCGAGGTGGCGCTGCACCTGCTGGCCCGCCGGCCCGAGCAGGCCGAGGTGGCGCTCACCGCGATCAGCCGGACCAGCAAGGAGGCGTTGGACGAGCTGCGGGTCACGCTGACCGTGGTCCGCCGCGAGGAGCCCGCCGACGAGCGCGCGCCGGTGCCGGGCCTGGGCCAGCTCCCGCAGTTGCGCGAGCGGCTGGCCGGCGCCGGGGTGCCGGTCACCGTCGAGACGACCGGGGCGCCGCGCCCGCTGCCGGTGGCGGTGGACCTGGCCGCGTACCGGGTGGCGCAGGAGGCGCTGACCAACGTGCTGCGGCACGCCGGGCCGGCCACCGCCACGGTCCGCGTCGGGTACGCGCCGGGCGAGCTGACCGTGGAGGTCACCGACACCGGTCGCGGCCCGGTTGCCCGCCCGGACCGGCCCACCGGCTCCGGGCTTGCCGGCATGCGCGAGCGGGTCACCGCGCTCGGCGGTACGTTCACCGCTGGGCCGGCCCCGCCCGCCGGCTTCCGGGTGTACGCCACGCTGCCCACGGGGGAGGCCACATGA
- a CDS encoding ammonium transporter — MTPGLALFYGGLNRSKGVLNMMMMSFSSIGLISILWLFYGFTVAFGEGGKFWGDLGQYLGTKTFVGESDMWGETGIPLYVFITFQMMFAVITVALISGALSDRAKFAGWLLFAFGWATLVYFPVAHMVWGGGLIGGDIGALDFAGGTAVHINAGAAALALVLVLGRRVGWPRESMKPHNVPMVALGAGLLWFGWFGFNAGSELTADGVTALAFVNTQVATAGALLGWIVVEWLRDRKPTLVGASSGAVAGLVAITPACAFITPAASVLLGLVAGAVCAVAVGLKYRLGYDDSLDVVGVHFVGGWIGCLWIGLFGTASVSELVTSDGLLVGGNASLLGKQFLGALIVTVYSFVIAYALGFVIDKTIGFRVSAEAEVEGIDVAEHAESGYDLSPTTGSSAGGAFAMAGLGGTRPTSESADEADESAPVSEKVAG; from the coding sequence ATGACCCCCGGTCTCGCGCTGTTCTACGGCGGCCTGAACCGGTCCAAGGGCGTTCTGAACATGATGATGATGAGCTTCTCGTCCATCGGGCTCATCAGCATCCTGTGGTTGTTCTACGGTTTCACCGTCGCCTTCGGCGAGGGCGGCAAGTTCTGGGGTGACCTGGGCCAATACCTGGGCACCAAGACGTTCGTCGGCGAGAGCGACATGTGGGGCGAGACCGGTATCCCGCTCTACGTCTTCATCACCTTCCAGATGATGTTCGCCGTCATCACCGTGGCCCTGATCAGCGGGGCGCTGTCCGACCGGGCGAAGTTCGCCGGCTGGCTGCTGTTCGCCTTCGGCTGGGCCACCCTGGTCTACTTCCCGGTCGCCCACATGGTCTGGGGCGGTGGGCTGATCGGCGGCGACATCGGCGCGCTGGACTTCGCCGGTGGGACCGCGGTGCACATCAACGCGGGCGCCGCCGCGCTGGCGCTGGTGCTCGTGCTCGGCCGGCGGGTCGGCTGGCCACGGGAGAGCATGAAGCCGCACAACGTCCCGATGGTCGCCCTCGGCGCCGGTCTGCTCTGGTTCGGCTGGTTCGGCTTCAACGCCGGCTCGGAGTTGACCGCCGACGGGGTCACCGCGTTGGCCTTCGTCAACACCCAGGTCGCCACCGCCGGCGCGCTCCTCGGCTGGATCGTGGTGGAGTGGCTGCGGGACCGTAAGCCGACCCTGGTGGGCGCCTCGTCCGGCGCGGTCGCCGGTCTGGTCGCGATCACCCCGGCCTGTGCGTTCATCACCCCCGCCGCCTCGGTGCTGCTGGGTCTGGTGGCCGGCGCGGTCTGCGCCGTCGCGGTCGGGCTGAAGTACCGGCTCGGCTACGACGACTCGCTCGACGTGGTCGGCGTGCACTTCGTCGGTGGCTGGATCGGCTGTCTCTGGATCGGCCTGTTCGGCACCGCCTCGGTGAGCGAGCTGGTGACCTCCGACGGCCTGCTCGTCGGCGGCAACGCCTCGCTGCTCGGCAAGCAGTTCCTGGGCGCGCTGATCGTGACCGTCTACTCCTTCGTGATCGCGTACGCCCTCGGCTTCGTGATCGACAAGACGATCGGCTTCCGGGTCTCCGCCGAGGCCGAGGTGGAGGGCATCGACGTCGCGGAGCACGCGGAGAGCGGCTACGACCTGTCGCCCACCACGGGCAGCAGCGCCGGTGGCGCGTTCGCCATGGCCGGGCTCGGCGGCACCAGGCCGACCTCGGAGTCCGCCGACGAGGCGGACGAGTCCGCGCCGGTCAGCGAGAAGGTCGCCGGTTAA